A genomic segment from Nicotiana tabacum cultivar K326 chromosome 7, ASM71507v2, whole genome shotgun sequence encodes:
- the LOC107808192 gene encoding protein ALWAYS EARLY 3 isoform X3 — MAPARKSRSVNKRFSPTTEISPSKDDSAKKNLRKRKLSDMLGPEWSEEDLTRFYQAYRKYGKDWKKVAAAVKPRTSEMVEALYMMNRAASDSEQESNEDAGTSRKPQKRARGKVQSNISKAYEMTSPTLAASHGCLTLLKKKRSGGSRPRAVGKRTPRFPVSFSCGNPKGEKNFSPSRQSLKLQADDTDDDVKIALVLTEASQRGGSPQVSQTPNRRTDSAMSSPVETAERKHVKIGMGNAKLLSNEVDEEEGSMEADTGELLRYKNDSVETGTFGRTAQKGRRPYGKKLEIDDSGANHFDDIKEACSGTEEGQILGVVRGKLEMEATYEKNSRTSLQGPRKRSKKVLFSRDESSAFDALQTLADLSLMMPTAENEDESMIQFNDELDDHVDESGSLEAVPANRHRDKRGSGGVRSRWSQPLSKFEVASTTKSKHGKVTSTDVSAVPETKQARRAHKAMSSKARKTEGHVNNNVAGSEEAEAKEASKKSTYKGKRSYQSASPKLIKDQEPSSCADPRTERSDSAQSTAEIPVANQVNLPTKVRSRRKMDLKKPQRQKDLKIPDKSLDDTSASFTALHDRAFSLKENISNCLSNHQVRRWCTYEWFYSAIDYPWFAKRDFVEYLNHVGLGHVPRLTRVEWGVIRSSLGKPRRFSEQFLNEEKEKLNQYRESVRTHYTELREGTREGLPTDLARPLSVGQRVIAIHPKTREIHDGSVLTVDRSRCRVQFDRPELGVEFVMDIDCMPLNPFENMPTLLTRRADAVDKFFESFNELKVNARVNEYMKFPACDNMENGNVFSHFSPPSHPISDLLKQTKVASAEVDMQSRFGVMETAIYQSTAYSKSSGVAQIQAKEADVQALAELARALDKKEAVVSELRRMNDDVLENQTSNDCSLKDSETFKKQYAAMLIQLNEVNEEVSSALYRLRQRNTYQGSIPLAFPRPVPNFADPSTLSTFDRCTSQSQESGFLVNEIIESSKIKARTMVDAAVQAMLSLTDRDNTTEKIEEAIGYVNDRIPLDDSCMPTQPTDPKSKNMSDKNEAEIPSELITKCVATLLMIQKCSERQFPPADVAKVLDSAVASLQPCCSQNFPIYAEIQQCMGIIRNQILALVPM, encoded by the exons ATGGCTCCAGCAAGAAAATCTAGAAGTGTAAATAAGCGGTTTTCTCCTACAACGGAAATCTCTCCCAGTAAAGATGACAGTGCGAAGAAAAACTTGCGG AAGAGGAAGTTGTCCGACATGCTTGGTCCTGAGTGGAGTGAGGAAGATCTGACACGCTTCTATCAAGCATACCGCAAGTATGGTAAAGATTGGAAAAAG GTTGCTGCTGCAGTGAAACCCCGAACTTCAGAAATGGTGGAAGCTCTTTACATGATGAATAGG GCAGCAAGCGACAGTGAGCAAGAAAGTAATGAGGATGCTGGAACGTCTCGAAAACCTCAAAAACGTGCTCGGGGTAAAGTTCAGTCTAATATTTCTAAAGCATATGAGATGACATCTCCGACATTAGCAGCTAGTCATGGTTGTTTAACTTTGTTGAAGAAGAAGCGTTCAGGAG GAAGCCGGCCTCGTGCTGTTGGGAAAAGAACTCCACGCTTTCctgtttctttttcttgtggaAATCCCAAGGGTGAGAAGAATTTTTCTCCTAGTAGGCAGAGTTTGAAACTACAGGCAGATGACACTGATGATGATGTGAAGATAGCATTAGTTTTAACAGAAGCTTCACAAAGAGGTGGCTCTCCTCAGGTCTCTCAGACACCGAACCGTAGGACGGACAGCGCTATGTCCTCACCTGTTGAGACAGCTGAAAGAAAG CATGTTAAAATAGGTATGGGAAATGCCAAGCTTCTTAGTAATGAAGTGGACGAAGAAGAGGGAAGCATGGAAGCGGACACTGGAGAGCTTTTGCGGTATAAGAATGATTCAGTGGAAACTGGAACCTTTGGTCGAACAGCACAGAAGGGAAGAAGACCTTATGGTAAAAAGTTGGAAATTGATGATAGTGGAGCCAATCATTTTGATGATATCAAAGAGGCATGTAGTGGTACAGAAGAAGGTCAAATATTGGGTGTGGTGAGGGGTAAACTTGAAATGGAGGCCACATATGAAAAGAATTCAAGGACCTCTTTACAAGGCCCTAGAAAGAGGAGCAAAAAAGTTCTTTTCAGCAGAG ACGAAAGCTCCGCTTTTGATGCTCTACAAACGTTGGCTGATTTGTCTCTGATGATGCCAACAGCAGAAAATGAAGATG agTCCATGATCCAGTTCAATGATGAActtgatgatcatgttgatgaatCTGGCTCCTTGGAGGCCGTGCCTGCAAACAGACATAGAGATAAACGTGGATCTGGGGGGGTTAGATCTAGATGGAGTCAACCTTTATCAAAGTTTGAAGTTGCTTCCACTACAAAATCAAAGCATGGTAAAGTTACATCTACTGATGTTAGTGCTGTTCCTGAAACAAAGCAGGCGAGGAGGGCACATAAAGCAATGTCGTCTAAG GCTCGAAAAACTGAAGGTCATGTTAACAATAATGTTGCTGGATCCGAGGAAGCTGAG GCAAAAGAAGCATCAAAGAAGTCAACCTATAAGGGTAAAAGATCCTATCAGAGTGCATCCCCGAAATTAATCAAAGATCAAGAGCCTTcatcatgtgcagatccaagaaCAGAACGAAGTGATTCAGCTCAATCAACTGCGGAGATCCCTGTGGCAAACCAGGTTAACTTACCTACTAAAGTCAGAAGCAGGCGTAAGATGGACCTGAAAAAACCTCAAAGACAAAAAGATTTGAAAATTCCTGATAAAAGTTTGGATGATACTAGTGCATCCTTCACTGCACTTCATGACAGAGCATTCAGTCTTAAG GAAAATATTTCCAATTGCCTTTCCAACCATCAGGTACGAAGATGGTGTACGTATGAGTGGTTCTACAGTGCAATTGACTACCCTTGGTTTGCCAAAAGGGATTTTGTGGAGTACCTGAATCATGTTGGATTGGGACATGTTCCAAGGTTAACTCGTGTTGAATGGGGCGTCATAAGAAG TTCTCTTGGAAAACCACGGCGATTCTCTGAGCAATTTCTGAATGAAGAAAAGGAGAAGCTTAATCAATACCGGGAATCTGTCAGAACACATTACACTGAACTTCGTGAAGGTACCAGGGAAGGACTACCCACAGATCTTGCAAGGCCATTGTCTGTTGGGCAACGAGTCATTGCCATCCATCCAAAAACAAGAGAGATTCATGATGGAAGTGTATTGACAGTTGATCGCTCAAGATGTCGTGTTCAGTTTGACCGACCTGAGCTCGGGGTTGAATTTGTCATG GACATTGACTGCATGCCTCTAAATCCATTTGAAAACATGCCCACACTACTTACAAGGCGTGCAGATGCTGTTGACAAGTTTTTCGAGAGTTTTAATGAGCTCAAGGTGAATGCACGAGTAAATGAGTATATGAAATTTCCGGCCTGTGACAACATGGAGAATGGAAATGTTTTCTCTCATTTCTCCCCACCAAGTCATCCCATCAGTGATCTCCTAAAGCAGACAAAG GTGGCTTCAGCAGAAGTGGATATGCAATCTAGATTTGGAGTCATGGAAACTGCCATATATCAATCGACAGCATATTCAAAGTCTTCTGGGGTCGCTCAGATTCAAGCAAAGGAAGCTGATGTTCAAGCTCTTGCTGAGTTGGCTCGTGCACTAGACAAAAAG GAAGCAGTGGTTTCAGAGTTGAGGCGCATGAATGATGATGTGTTGGAAAACCAAACGAGCAATGACTGTTCTCTTAAGGACTCAGAGACTTTCAAGAAGCAATATGCTGCCATGCTAATACAGTTAAATGAGGTCAATGAGGAG GTTTCTTCTGCTCTATATCGCTTGAGACAGCGGAATACCTATCAGGGAAGCATTCCACTTGCATTCCCAAGGCCAGTTCCAAATTTTGCTGATCCTAGTACGTTGAGCACTTTTGATCGTTGTACAAGTCAGTCGCAAGAATCAGGGTTCCTTGTCAATGAGATAATAGAAAGTTCAAAAATCAAAGCCCGGACTATGGTAGATGCAGCAGTGCAG GCGATGCTTTCACTTACTGATAGAGACAACACCACTGAAAAGATTGAGGAGGCTATTGGTTATGTGAATGATCGGATTCCACTAGATGATTCTTGCATGCCAACT CAACCTACTGATCCTAAGTCAAAGAATATGTCAGATAAAAATGAAGCAGAAATTCCTTCAGAACTTATTACTAAATGCGTCGCTACTTTGCTTATGATTCAG
- the LOC107808192 gene encoding protein ALWAYS EARLY 3 isoform X2, which produces MAPARKSRSVNKRFSPTTEISPSKDDSAKKNLRKRKLSDMLGPEWSEEDLTRFYQAYRKYGKDWKKVAAAVKPRTSEMVEALYMMNRAYLSLPEGTASVVGLIAMMTDHYCNLAASDSEQESNEDAGTSRKPQKRARGKVQSNISKAYEMTSPTLAASHGCLTLLKKKRSGGSRPRAVGKRTPRFPVSFSCGNPKGEKNFSPSRQSLKLQADDTDDDVKIALVLTEASQRGGSPQVSQTPNRRTDSAMSSPVETAERKHVKIGMGNAKLLSNEVDEEEGSMEADTGELLRYKNDSVETGTFGRTAQKGRRPYGKKLEIDDSGANHFDDIKEACSGTEEGQILGVVRGKLEMEATYEKNSRTSLQGPRKRSKKVLFSRDESSAFDALQTLADLSLMMPTAENEDESMIQFNDELDDHVDESGSLEAVPANRHRDKRGSGGVRSRWSQPLSKFEVASTTKSKHGKVTSTDVSAVPETKQARRAHKAMSSKARKTEGHVNNNVAGSEEAEAKEASKKSTYKDPRTERSDSAQSTAEIPVANQVNLPTKVRSRRKMDLKKPQRQKDLKIPDKSLDDTSASFTALHDRAFSLKENISNCLSNHQVRRWCTYEWFYSAIDYPWFAKRDFVEYLNHVGLGHVPRLTRVEWGVIRSSLGKPRRFSEQFLNEEKEKLNQYRESVRTHYTELREGTREGLPTDLARPLSVGQRVIAIHPKTREIHDGSVLTVDRSRCRVQFDRPELGVEFVMDIDCMPLNPFENMPTLLTRRADAVDKFFESFNELKVNARVNEYMKFPACDNMENGNVFSHFSPPSHPISDLLKQTKVASAEVDMQSRFGVMETAIYQSTAYSKSSGVAQIQAKEADVQALAELARALDKKEAVVSELRRMNDDVLENQTSNDCSLKDSETFKKQYAAMLIQLNEVNEEVSSALYRLRQRNTYQGSIPLAFPRPVPNFADPSTLSTFDRCTSQSQESGFLVNEIIESSKIKARTMVDAAVQAMLSLTDRDNTTEKIEEAIGYVNDRIPLDDSCMPTQPTDPKSKNMSDKNEAEIPSELITKCVATLLMIQKCSERQFPPADVAKVLDSAVASLQPCCSQNFPIYAEIQQCMGIIRNQILALVPM; this is translated from the exons ATGGCTCCAGCAAGAAAATCTAGAAGTGTAAATAAGCGGTTTTCTCCTACAACGGAAATCTCTCCCAGTAAAGATGACAGTGCGAAGAAAAACTTGCGG AAGAGGAAGTTGTCCGACATGCTTGGTCCTGAGTGGAGTGAGGAAGATCTGACACGCTTCTATCAAGCATACCGCAAGTATGGTAAAGATTGGAAAAAG GTTGCTGCTGCAGTGAAACCCCGAACTTCAGAAATGGTGGAAGCTCTTTACATGATGAATAGG GCTTATTTATCTCTTCCAGAGGGGACCGCATCTGTGGTTGGGCTGATTGCCATGATGACTGATCACTACTGCAACTTG GCAGCAAGCGACAGTGAGCAAGAAAGTAATGAGGATGCTGGAACGTCTCGAAAACCTCAAAAACGTGCTCGGGGTAAAGTTCAGTCTAATATTTCTAAAGCATATGAGATGACATCTCCGACATTAGCAGCTAGTCATGGTTGTTTAACTTTGTTGAAGAAGAAGCGTTCAGGAG GAAGCCGGCCTCGTGCTGTTGGGAAAAGAACTCCACGCTTTCctgtttctttttcttgtggaAATCCCAAGGGTGAGAAGAATTTTTCTCCTAGTAGGCAGAGTTTGAAACTACAGGCAGATGACACTGATGATGATGTGAAGATAGCATTAGTTTTAACAGAAGCTTCACAAAGAGGTGGCTCTCCTCAGGTCTCTCAGACACCGAACCGTAGGACGGACAGCGCTATGTCCTCACCTGTTGAGACAGCTGAAAGAAAG CATGTTAAAATAGGTATGGGAAATGCCAAGCTTCTTAGTAATGAAGTGGACGAAGAAGAGGGAAGCATGGAAGCGGACACTGGAGAGCTTTTGCGGTATAAGAATGATTCAGTGGAAACTGGAACCTTTGGTCGAACAGCACAGAAGGGAAGAAGACCTTATGGTAAAAAGTTGGAAATTGATGATAGTGGAGCCAATCATTTTGATGATATCAAAGAGGCATGTAGTGGTACAGAAGAAGGTCAAATATTGGGTGTGGTGAGGGGTAAACTTGAAATGGAGGCCACATATGAAAAGAATTCAAGGACCTCTTTACAAGGCCCTAGAAAGAGGAGCAAAAAAGTTCTTTTCAGCAGAG ACGAAAGCTCCGCTTTTGATGCTCTACAAACGTTGGCTGATTTGTCTCTGATGATGCCAACAGCAGAAAATGAAGATG agTCCATGATCCAGTTCAATGATGAActtgatgatcatgttgatgaatCTGGCTCCTTGGAGGCCGTGCCTGCAAACAGACATAGAGATAAACGTGGATCTGGGGGGGTTAGATCTAGATGGAGTCAACCTTTATCAAAGTTTGAAGTTGCTTCCACTACAAAATCAAAGCATGGTAAAGTTACATCTACTGATGTTAGTGCTGTTCCTGAAACAAAGCAGGCGAGGAGGGCACATAAAGCAATGTCGTCTAAG GCTCGAAAAACTGAAGGTCATGTTAACAATAATGTTGCTGGATCCGAGGAAGCTGAG GCAAAAGAAGCATCAAAGAAGTCAACCTATAAGG atccaagaaCAGAACGAAGTGATTCAGCTCAATCAACTGCGGAGATCCCTGTGGCAAACCAGGTTAACTTACCTACTAAAGTCAGAAGCAGGCGTAAGATGGACCTGAAAAAACCTCAAAGACAAAAAGATTTGAAAATTCCTGATAAAAGTTTGGATGATACTAGTGCATCCTTCACTGCACTTCATGACAGAGCATTCAGTCTTAAG GAAAATATTTCCAATTGCCTTTCCAACCATCAGGTACGAAGATGGTGTACGTATGAGTGGTTCTACAGTGCAATTGACTACCCTTGGTTTGCCAAAAGGGATTTTGTGGAGTACCTGAATCATGTTGGATTGGGACATGTTCCAAGGTTAACTCGTGTTGAATGGGGCGTCATAAGAAG TTCTCTTGGAAAACCACGGCGATTCTCTGAGCAATTTCTGAATGAAGAAAAGGAGAAGCTTAATCAATACCGGGAATCTGTCAGAACACATTACACTGAACTTCGTGAAGGTACCAGGGAAGGACTACCCACAGATCTTGCAAGGCCATTGTCTGTTGGGCAACGAGTCATTGCCATCCATCCAAAAACAAGAGAGATTCATGATGGAAGTGTATTGACAGTTGATCGCTCAAGATGTCGTGTTCAGTTTGACCGACCTGAGCTCGGGGTTGAATTTGTCATG GACATTGACTGCATGCCTCTAAATCCATTTGAAAACATGCCCACACTACTTACAAGGCGTGCAGATGCTGTTGACAAGTTTTTCGAGAGTTTTAATGAGCTCAAGGTGAATGCACGAGTAAATGAGTATATGAAATTTCCGGCCTGTGACAACATGGAGAATGGAAATGTTTTCTCTCATTTCTCCCCACCAAGTCATCCCATCAGTGATCTCCTAAAGCAGACAAAG GTGGCTTCAGCAGAAGTGGATATGCAATCTAGATTTGGAGTCATGGAAACTGCCATATATCAATCGACAGCATATTCAAAGTCTTCTGGGGTCGCTCAGATTCAAGCAAAGGAAGCTGATGTTCAAGCTCTTGCTGAGTTGGCTCGTGCACTAGACAAAAAG GAAGCAGTGGTTTCAGAGTTGAGGCGCATGAATGATGATGTGTTGGAAAACCAAACGAGCAATGACTGTTCTCTTAAGGACTCAGAGACTTTCAAGAAGCAATATGCTGCCATGCTAATACAGTTAAATGAGGTCAATGAGGAG GTTTCTTCTGCTCTATATCGCTTGAGACAGCGGAATACCTATCAGGGAAGCATTCCACTTGCATTCCCAAGGCCAGTTCCAAATTTTGCTGATCCTAGTACGTTGAGCACTTTTGATCGTTGTACAAGTCAGTCGCAAGAATCAGGGTTCCTTGTCAATGAGATAATAGAAAGTTCAAAAATCAAAGCCCGGACTATGGTAGATGCAGCAGTGCAG GCGATGCTTTCACTTACTGATAGAGACAACACCACTGAAAAGATTGAGGAGGCTATTGGTTATGTGAATGATCGGATTCCACTAGATGATTCTTGCATGCCAACT CAACCTACTGATCCTAAGTCAAAGAATATGTCAGATAAAAATGAAGCAGAAATTCCTTCAGAACTTATTACTAAATGCGTCGCTACTTTGCTTATGATTCAG
- the LOC107808192 gene encoding protein ALWAYS EARLY 3 isoform X1 — MAPARKSRSVNKRFSPTTEISPSKDDSAKKNLRKRKLSDMLGPEWSEEDLTRFYQAYRKYGKDWKKVAAAVKPRTSEMVEALYMMNRAYLSLPEGTASVVGLIAMMTDHYCNLAASDSEQESNEDAGTSRKPQKRARGKVQSNISKAYEMTSPTLAASHGCLTLLKKKRSGGSRPRAVGKRTPRFPVSFSCGNPKGEKNFSPSRQSLKLQADDTDDDVKIALVLTEASQRGGSPQVSQTPNRRTDSAMSSPVETAERKHVKIGMGNAKLLSNEVDEEEGSMEADTGELLRYKNDSVETGTFGRTAQKGRRPYGKKLEIDDSGANHFDDIKEACSGTEEGQILGVVRGKLEMEATYEKNSRTSLQGPRKRSKKVLFSRDESSAFDALQTLADLSLMMPTAENEDESMIQFNDELDDHVDESGSLEAVPANRHRDKRGSGGVRSRWSQPLSKFEVASTTKSKHGKVTSTDVSAVPETKQARRAHKAMSSKARKTEGHVNNNVAGSEEAEAKEASKKSTYKGKRSYQSASPKLIKDQEPSSCADPRTERSDSAQSTAEIPVANQVNLPTKVRSRRKMDLKKPQRQKDLKIPDKSLDDTSASFTALHDRAFSLKENISNCLSNHQVRRWCTYEWFYSAIDYPWFAKRDFVEYLNHVGLGHVPRLTRVEWGVIRSSLGKPRRFSEQFLNEEKEKLNQYRESVRTHYTELREGTREGLPTDLARPLSVGQRVIAIHPKTREIHDGSVLTVDRSRCRVQFDRPELGVEFVMDIDCMPLNPFENMPTLLTRRADAVDKFFESFNELKVNARVNEYMKFPACDNMENGNVFSHFSPPSHPISDLLKQTKVASAEVDMQSRFGVMETAIYQSTAYSKSSGVAQIQAKEADVQALAELARALDKKEAVVSELRRMNDDVLENQTSNDCSLKDSETFKKQYAAMLIQLNEVNEEVSSALYRLRQRNTYQGSIPLAFPRPVPNFADPSTLSTFDRCTSQSQESGFLVNEIIESSKIKARTMVDAAVQAMLSLTDRDNTTEKIEEAIGYVNDRIPLDDSCMPTQPTDPKSKNMSDKNEAEIPSELITKCVATLLMIQKCSERQFPPADVAKVLDSAVASLQPCCSQNFPIYAEIQQCMGIIRNQILALVPM; from the exons ATGGCTCCAGCAAGAAAATCTAGAAGTGTAAATAAGCGGTTTTCTCCTACAACGGAAATCTCTCCCAGTAAAGATGACAGTGCGAAGAAAAACTTGCGG AAGAGGAAGTTGTCCGACATGCTTGGTCCTGAGTGGAGTGAGGAAGATCTGACACGCTTCTATCAAGCATACCGCAAGTATGGTAAAGATTGGAAAAAG GTTGCTGCTGCAGTGAAACCCCGAACTTCAGAAATGGTGGAAGCTCTTTACATGATGAATAGG GCTTATTTATCTCTTCCAGAGGGGACCGCATCTGTGGTTGGGCTGATTGCCATGATGACTGATCACTACTGCAACTTG GCAGCAAGCGACAGTGAGCAAGAAAGTAATGAGGATGCTGGAACGTCTCGAAAACCTCAAAAACGTGCTCGGGGTAAAGTTCAGTCTAATATTTCTAAAGCATATGAGATGACATCTCCGACATTAGCAGCTAGTCATGGTTGTTTAACTTTGTTGAAGAAGAAGCGTTCAGGAG GAAGCCGGCCTCGTGCTGTTGGGAAAAGAACTCCACGCTTTCctgtttctttttcttgtggaAATCCCAAGGGTGAGAAGAATTTTTCTCCTAGTAGGCAGAGTTTGAAACTACAGGCAGATGACACTGATGATGATGTGAAGATAGCATTAGTTTTAACAGAAGCTTCACAAAGAGGTGGCTCTCCTCAGGTCTCTCAGACACCGAACCGTAGGACGGACAGCGCTATGTCCTCACCTGTTGAGACAGCTGAAAGAAAG CATGTTAAAATAGGTATGGGAAATGCCAAGCTTCTTAGTAATGAAGTGGACGAAGAAGAGGGAAGCATGGAAGCGGACACTGGAGAGCTTTTGCGGTATAAGAATGATTCAGTGGAAACTGGAACCTTTGGTCGAACAGCACAGAAGGGAAGAAGACCTTATGGTAAAAAGTTGGAAATTGATGATAGTGGAGCCAATCATTTTGATGATATCAAAGAGGCATGTAGTGGTACAGAAGAAGGTCAAATATTGGGTGTGGTGAGGGGTAAACTTGAAATGGAGGCCACATATGAAAAGAATTCAAGGACCTCTTTACAAGGCCCTAGAAAGAGGAGCAAAAAAGTTCTTTTCAGCAGAG ACGAAAGCTCCGCTTTTGATGCTCTACAAACGTTGGCTGATTTGTCTCTGATGATGCCAACAGCAGAAAATGAAGATG agTCCATGATCCAGTTCAATGATGAActtgatgatcatgttgatgaatCTGGCTCCTTGGAGGCCGTGCCTGCAAACAGACATAGAGATAAACGTGGATCTGGGGGGGTTAGATCTAGATGGAGTCAACCTTTATCAAAGTTTGAAGTTGCTTCCACTACAAAATCAAAGCATGGTAAAGTTACATCTACTGATGTTAGTGCTGTTCCTGAAACAAAGCAGGCGAGGAGGGCACATAAAGCAATGTCGTCTAAG GCTCGAAAAACTGAAGGTCATGTTAACAATAATGTTGCTGGATCCGAGGAAGCTGAG GCAAAAGAAGCATCAAAGAAGTCAACCTATAAGGGTAAAAGATCCTATCAGAGTGCATCCCCGAAATTAATCAAAGATCAAGAGCCTTcatcatgtgcagatccaagaaCAGAACGAAGTGATTCAGCTCAATCAACTGCGGAGATCCCTGTGGCAAACCAGGTTAACTTACCTACTAAAGTCAGAAGCAGGCGTAAGATGGACCTGAAAAAACCTCAAAGACAAAAAGATTTGAAAATTCCTGATAAAAGTTTGGATGATACTAGTGCATCCTTCACTGCACTTCATGACAGAGCATTCAGTCTTAAG GAAAATATTTCCAATTGCCTTTCCAACCATCAGGTACGAAGATGGTGTACGTATGAGTGGTTCTACAGTGCAATTGACTACCCTTGGTTTGCCAAAAGGGATTTTGTGGAGTACCTGAATCATGTTGGATTGGGACATGTTCCAAGGTTAACTCGTGTTGAATGGGGCGTCATAAGAAG TTCTCTTGGAAAACCACGGCGATTCTCTGAGCAATTTCTGAATGAAGAAAAGGAGAAGCTTAATCAATACCGGGAATCTGTCAGAACACATTACACTGAACTTCGTGAAGGTACCAGGGAAGGACTACCCACAGATCTTGCAAGGCCATTGTCTGTTGGGCAACGAGTCATTGCCATCCATCCAAAAACAAGAGAGATTCATGATGGAAGTGTATTGACAGTTGATCGCTCAAGATGTCGTGTTCAGTTTGACCGACCTGAGCTCGGGGTTGAATTTGTCATG GACATTGACTGCATGCCTCTAAATCCATTTGAAAACATGCCCACACTACTTACAAGGCGTGCAGATGCTGTTGACAAGTTTTTCGAGAGTTTTAATGAGCTCAAGGTGAATGCACGAGTAAATGAGTATATGAAATTTCCGGCCTGTGACAACATGGAGAATGGAAATGTTTTCTCTCATTTCTCCCCACCAAGTCATCCCATCAGTGATCTCCTAAAGCAGACAAAG GTGGCTTCAGCAGAAGTGGATATGCAATCTAGATTTGGAGTCATGGAAACTGCCATATATCAATCGACAGCATATTCAAAGTCTTCTGGGGTCGCTCAGATTCAAGCAAAGGAAGCTGATGTTCAAGCTCTTGCTGAGTTGGCTCGTGCACTAGACAAAAAG GAAGCAGTGGTTTCAGAGTTGAGGCGCATGAATGATGATGTGTTGGAAAACCAAACGAGCAATGACTGTTCTCTTAAGGACTCAGAGACTTTCAAGAAGCAATATGCTGCCATGCTAATACAGTTAAATGAGGTCAATGAGGAG GTTTCTTCTGCTCTATATCGCTTGAGACAGCGGAATACCTATCAGGGAAGCATTCCACTTGCATTCCCAAGGCCAGTTCCAAATTTTGCTGATCCTAGTACGTTGAGCACTTTTGATCGTTGTACAAGTCAGTCGCAAGAATCAGGGTTCCTTGTCAATGAGATAATAGAAAGTTCAAAAATCAAAGCCCGGACTATGGTAGATGCAGCAGTGCAG GCGATGCTTTCACTTACTGATAGAGACAACACCACTGAAAAGATTGAGGAGGCTATTGGTTATGTGAATGATCGGATTCCACTAGATGATTCTTGCATGCCAACT CAACCTACTGATCCTAAGTCAAAGAATATGTCAGATAAAAATGAAGCAGAAATTCCTTCAGAACTTATTACTAAATGCGTCGCTACTTTGCTTATGATTCAG